Proteins from a genomic interval of Malassezia vespertilionis chromosome 9, complete sequence:
- a CDS encoding uncharacterized protein (EggNog:ENOG503P0HJ; COG:K), whose translation MLYGLDIDAGGTWFGTTRDGLVAMLTNVNEASVLRTATGDTPRSRGELVRDWLLKSQANADVQAYLDAVHACADAYSGFNLLVGVTTDGNATLGYVSNRPDPINDTMLEVGHAVYGLSNSTLSTPWPKVAKGEQLLCVALDTCKDEASLIEALFGMLRYVPTGADPSWTAGPVRSASEMQNTIRVEPFLFPSSVDRTRRLSEEDSAAYAARNEPCPMGWYGTRTSTVLLITRETPPRAIYVERDVYQLGLGHEPPTLIERHDERHERRYEWVLA comes from the coding sequence ATGCTCTATGGCCTCGACATCGACGCGGGCGGCACATGGTTTGGCACAACGCGCGACGGGCTGGTAGCGATGCTAACAAACGTGAACGAGGCGTCTGTGCTGAGAACAGCAACTGGCGACACGCCTcgatcgcgcggcgaatTGGTCCGGGACTGGCTACTGAAATCCCAAGCAAACGCAGATGTACAAGCATACCTGGACGCTGTCCATGCATGCGCAGACGCATATTCTGGATTCAATTTACTTGTCGGCGTGACAACCGATGGAAACGCGACGCTCGGCTACGTCTCCAATCGACCCGACCCGATAAACGATACCATGCTCGAAGTCGGCCACGCTGTTTATGGTCTCAGTAATAGCACGCTGAGCACGCCGTGGCCCAAGGTCGCGAAAGGCGAACAGCTGCTTTGTGTGGCGCTGGATACATGCAAGGACGAAGCGTCACTGATCGAGGCACTCTTTGGCATGCTACGGTACGTTCCCACCGGTGCTGACCCAAGCTGGACTGCAGGCCCAGTGCGCAGTGCGAGCGAAATGCAGAATACGATCCGCGTAGAGCCGTTCCTTTTCCCTAGCAGCGTAGATCGTACGCGCCGGCTAAGTGAAGAGGACAGCGCAGCATACGCGGCACGAAACGAGCCGTGTCCCATGGGCTGGTATGGTACGCGTACCTCTACAGTGCTGCTCATCACACGTGAAACACCCCCTCGAGCAATCTATGTGGAACGTGACGTGTATCAACTTGGTCTTGGACACGAGCCCCCGACACTGATCGAGCGGCATGACGAGCGGCACGAACGGCGATATGAATGGGTGCTTGCGTAG